One region of Nitrososphaerales archaeon genomic DNA includes:
- a CDS encoding DUF790 family protein, whose protein sequence is MLPLPLLRSKIRKGKISPLFSNEDDDLQLAKQMVNEFQTCAKSKERKGSLLQRISTYETGHDYKLVRGLYTLLERRCMFVSSSNLDPVMVRREVFEEASRRGFALTGSERDEVLSVVAGKLGVSSNDVEEAMWSDLEENLVLEKFDSVEAHDLIASYNLSLIQTLLFNCTKFEFYVYGGVNWKHVLRLVKRLGLMYYLENKEDEDGKTKELVCSIEGPLSLFKLTDRYGTSIAKLVPSIIASDRWYLKAWIVKKGMSGRKMYEFDLSYENAPELRSNDMYDEEKEKVMMNAVYDSSVEEKFAKRFEQLANGWKLVREPDPVVADGKALIPDFAFEKYGRKVYLEIVGFWTKEYLERKVQKLLSTLHADILIAVNEELACSKFSSFAKKVFFYKNEVPVRPVIDYLKSIDAEMIERSSNTKISIDETKEIIPLEQIAEKHNIPLESVSKILAANTDYMIIGKYMVSKIKAKKMEELLEGMSKFIDACSVLEQHEIPEPCHADLISVLGYDVVWNGLDAGQAYIRKRRT, encoded by the coding sequence ATGCTTCCTCTGCCTTTATTAAGAAGTAAGATAAGGAAGGGAAAGATCAGCCCTCTATTTTCCAATGAAGACGATGATCTGCAACTAGCAAAACAAATGGTTAATGAATTTCAAACATGTGCGAAAAGTAAGGAGCGTAAAGGATCTCTTCTTCAAAGGATATCAACGTATGAAACTGGGCATGACTACAAGCTCGTCAGAGGTCTGTACACACTTTTGGAAAGGAGGTGTATGTTCGTGAGCAGCAGCAACCTTGATCCCGTAATGGTTAGAAGGGAGGTATTTGAGGAAGCATCCAGAAGGGGATTTGCATTAACTGGGTCGGAAAGGGATGAAGTGTTAAGCGTTGTAGCAGGTAAACTGGGCGTTTCTTCAAATGATGTAGAAGAAGCGATGTGGAGCGATCTTGAGGAGAATCTTGTGCTGGAAAAGTTTGATTCCGTAGAAGCGCATGACCTTATTGCTTCATACAACCTATCGTTGATTCAGACATTGCTGTTCAACTGCACCAAGTTTGAATTTTATGTGTATGGAGGAGTAAACTGGAAACACGTGCTTAGGCTTGTGAAGAGACTTGGCCTCATGTACTACCTCGAAAACAAGGAAGATGAAGATGGTAAAACGAAGGAACTTGTGTGTTCTATAGAAGGCCCTTTGAGCCTCTTTAAGTTGACTGATAGATATGGCACGTCTATTGCAAAATTGGTTCCATCGATCATCGCTTCAGATAGATGGTATCTAAAGGCATGGATAGTCAAGAAGGGTATGTCTGGAAGGAAGATGTACGAATTTGATCTATCCTATGAAAACGCGCCAGAGCTGCGAAGCAACGATATGTATGATGAAGAGAAAGAAAAAGTGATGATGAATGCAGTATACGATAGCAGTGTGGAAGAAAAGTTTGCAAAAAGGTTTGAACAGCTTGCTAACGGCTGGAAATTGGTTAGAGAGCCAGATCCTGTAGTGGCAGATGGCAAGGCACTAATTCCAGACTTTGCCTTCGAGAAGTATGGCAGAAAAGTATATCTGGAAATAGTTGGCTTCTGGACGAAAGAGTATCTGGAAAGAAAGGTGCAGAAACTTCTCTCAACTCTTCATGCGGATATATTGATAGCAGTGAATGAGGAACTTGCATGCTCAAAATTTTCTTCATTTGCAAAGAAAGTCTTCTTCTACAAGAATGAGGTACCTGTTAGACCAGTAATTGATTATTTGAAGAGTATCGATGCTGAGATGATAGAGAGAAGCAGCAATACGAAGATAAGCATTGATGAAACGAAGGAGATAATACCGCTAGAGCAGATTGCTGAGAAGCACAACATACCATTAGAATCTGTATCTAAAATACTTGCTGCAAACACTGATTATATGATAATAGGCAAATACATGGTTTCAAAGATCAAGGCTAAGAAGATGGAAGAGTTGCTGGAAGGAATGAGCAAGTTTATAGACGCATGCTCTGTTCTTGAGCAACACGAGATACCAGAACCGTGTCATGCTGACCTTATCTCTGTCCTTGGATATGATGTTGTATGGAATGGCCTTGATGCCGGGCAGGCATATATTAGAAAAAGACGAACGTGA
- a CDS encoding winged helix-turn-helix domain-containing protein encodes MSNWARRTRRDKLTIMAQILKNVDEPIKKTRLLYRVGMNFQELDRYLHLLIRTGMVSVIGDRTKAYKITEKGQYFLSIVDSRDIAESSVMETVLKA; translated from the coding sequence ATGAGCAACTGGGCCAGACGAACGAGGAGAGACAAACTCACCATAATGGCACAAATACTTAAGAATGTCGATGAACCCATTAAGAAGACTAGGTTATTGTACAGGGTTGGCATGAACTTTCAGGAGCTTGACAGATACCTTCATCTACTAATAAGAACGGGTATGGTAAGCGTGATTGGTGATCGTACAAAGGCGTACAAGATAACAGAAAAGGGCCAATATTTCTTGAGTATAGTAGACAGCAGGGATATTGCAGAGTCTTCGGTAATGGAAACGGTGTTAAAGGCATAA
- a CDS encoding winged helix-turn-helix domain-containing protein — MEVYEEIENGNGNGNGRRDELTIMTDLLTTMLMPRRLTHILYKTNLSYGQLKKYLGSLMQMGLAEQIDKPCRMFRITEKGRLFMQVVAVEPNNGIEHKFPTGFEFKQ, encoded by the coding sequence ATGGAAGTATACGAAGAGATCGAAAATGGAAATGGAAATGGAAATGGTAGAAGAGATGAGCTAACTATAATGACAGACTTGCTGACGACGATGCTGATGCCTCGGCGCCTCACACATATACTGTACAAGACAAACCTGAGCTACGGGCAGTTAAAGAAGTACCTAGGCTCGCTCATGCAGATGGGCCTAGCTGAACAGATCGACAAGCCGTGCCGCATGTTCAGGATAACTGAAAAGGGCAGACTCTTCATGCAGGTAGTTGCTGTAGAGCCAAACAACGGCATAGAACACAAGTTCCCCACAGGGTTTGAGTTCAAGCAGTAG
- a CDS encoding TldD/PmbA family protein: protein MLENDLYKKCLHKVPRIRYADIRTLKRRHLSVALRNNLVDVSDHEDKIVGCRALDSGYGVSSTNKTDAANAEAALEQAVELARGTRASITLRQVTPEVGSYEHPVKNKPTVGDAKNLIMFVRDSINDKLDSVKRIEIVFSYTELDAGLVTSEGTDVKESSSTTDLEISLTIRTPSGMSDIKKVTGGKGGMEAIQHRDFDRIVGDLVIVARSFAGAKRFSPLESGKKFRVILDSEAAGALARLISCMLTADGFSSKLFDTLTIPKELEIVDNPSIPGAYGSFVWDDEGVRGRKKVLVSDGSVDLLHTRLTAGEYDVPGNAHGISQVPKPSMSNVYISTSDWHFDEMLNDTKQGIFMKGARRAEVNTSSGIIELEPIISYIIEQKEIKQAISNVKMIDTVKNILQNIDAIGKLISLIPNTERGFNASTGAPYIRIDGARCAYGVMQ, encoded by the coding sequence ATGTTAGAAAACGATCTGTACAAGAAATGCCTTCACAAGGTTCCTAGAATAAGGTATGCAGATATCAGAACATTAAAAAGGAGACATCTTTCCGTTGCGTTGCGAAACAACCTTGTAGACGTTAGCGATCACGAGGATAAAATAGTGGGATGCAGGGCACTTGACAGTGGCTATGGCGTTTCAAGCACCAACAAGACTGATGCAGCTAACGCTGAGGCAGCATTGGAGCAAGCGGTGGAACTGGCCAGGGGCACAAGAGCCAGCATAACGTTAAGGCAAGTGACTCCAGAAGTAGGATCATACGAGCACCCAGTTAAGAACAAGCCGACTGTTGGAGATGCAAAGAACCTGATAATGTTTGTTAGAGACTCTATTAACGACAAATTGGATTCGGTCAAGCGCATAGAGATAGTTTTTTCATATACAGAATTGGATGCAGGTCTAGTAACATCGGAAGGTACAGATGTAAAGGAGTCATCCAGTACCACTGATCTGGAGATAAGCCTTACGATAAGAACACCTTCCGGAATGTCAGATATAAAGAAGGTCACTGGCGGAAAGGGAGGCATGGAAGCCATACAGCACAGGGACTTTGACAGGATAGTGGGTGATCTGGTAATAGTAGCAAGGAGCTTTGCTGGTGCCAAGCGCTTCTCGCCATTGGAATCGGGAAAGAAGTTCAGGGTTATACTTGATAGTGAGGCTGCAGGAGCGCTAGCACGTCTGATCTCATGCATGTTAACAGCAGATGGGTTCAGCAGTAAATTATTCGATACGTTAACAATACCAAAGGAGCTGGAGATAGTTGACAACCCATCGATACCGGGTGCATATGGTTCTTTTGTATGGGACGATGAGGGCGTGAGGGGAAGGAAGAAGGTTCTTGTAAGTGACGGCTCAGTTGATCTATTGCACACTAGGCTTACGGCTGGAGAATATGATGTTCCAGGCAATGCCCATGGCATATCACAGGTTCCTAAACCATCAATGAGCAATGTTTACATCAGCACCTCGGACTGGCACTTTGATGAAATGCTCAACGATACAAAGCAGGGCATATTCATGAAGGGTGCAAGAAGAGCGGAAGTAAATACCTCTAGTGGGATAATCGAGTTGGAACCGATCATTTCATATATAATCGAGCAGAAGGAGATCAAGCAGGCAATAAGCAATGTGAAGATGATCGACACGGTAAAAAATATCCTGCAGAACATAGACGCAATTGGAAAGCTAATTTCTCTAATACCCAATACAGAGAGGGGATTTAACGCATCAACTGGCGCTCCCTATATCAGGATAGACGGAGCAAGGTGTGCTTATGGCGTGATGCAGTAG
- a CDS encoding winged helix-turn-helix domain-containing protein: protein MTRKRAVVDILGSILKALSEDPLKKTQLSYKANLDWRATDKYLKSLMKLELVAISDEDPSQFVITSKGRDFLKLYDDMMEFSRIEDIIQ from the coding sequence TTGACAAGGAAAAGGGCTGTAGTAGATATATTGGGATCTATACTGAAAGCATTGAGCGAAGATCCTTTGAAGAAGACACAGCTTAGTTACAAGGCAAACTTGGACTGGAGAGCTACAGACAAGTACTTGAAATCATTGATGAAACTTGAACTTGTTGCTATTTCTGATGAAGATCCATCGCAGTTCGTGATAACGTCAAAGGGAAGAGATTTTCTAAAGCTCTATGATGACATGATGGAGTTTAGCAGGATCGAAGATATTATCCAATGA